The Mycolicibacterium boenickei genome has a segment encoding these proteins:
- a CDS encoding APC family permease has translation MVGAGIFAALAPAAAAAGAGLLIGLALAALVAYCNATSSARLAARYPQSGGTYVYGRERLGEFWGYTAGWSFIVGKTASCAAMALTVGLYVWPQGAHAVAVAAVVALTAVNYAGIQKSALLTRIIVACVLAVLAAVVVIIAGSGAADPARLAIGDDVGAGGVLQAAGLLFFAFAGYARIATLGEEVRDPARTIPRAIPIALGIALVVYAVVAVAVLSVLGGSGLASAPAPLADAVAAAGAPGWQPVVRAGAAVAALGSLLALILGVSRTTLAMARDHHLPHWLAAVHPRFNVPHRAEVLVGVVVAVLAAVADLRGAIGFSSFAVLLYYAIANVSAYTLEPLVRRRVIPAVGLIGCLVLAFSLPLTSVLAGLAVVAVGAAVYGVRSYT, from the coding sequence ATGGTGGGAGCGGGCATTTTCGCCGCCCTGGCCCCGGCCGCCGCCGCAGCGGGGGCGGGACTGCTGATCGGCCTCGCTCTCGCGGCCCTCGTCGCGTACTGCAACGCGACCTCGTCGGCGCGGCTGGCCGCTCGTTATCCGCAATCCGGCGGTACCTATGTATACGGCCGGGAACGGCTCGGCGAGTTCTGGGGATACACGGCCGGGTGGAGTTTCATCGTCGGCAAGACCGCGTCGTGTGCCGCGATGGCGCTGACGGTCGGGTTGTATGTGTGGCCGCAGGGAGCGCATGCCGTGGCGGTGGCCGCGGTGGTGGCTCTGACGGCGGTGAACTACGCCGGAATTCAGAAGTCGGCCTTGCTGACTCGCATCATCGTGGCGTGCGTGCTCGCGGTCCTGGCCGCGGTCGTGGTGATCATCGCCGGTTCCGGCGCGGCCGATCCCGCGCGCCTGGCGATCGGTGACGACGTCGGCGCCGGTGGGGTCCTGCAGGCCGCCGGCCTGTTGTTCTTCGCTTTCGCCGGGTACGCCCGGATCGCCACCCTGGGTGAGGAGGTCCGCGACCCGGCTCGCACCATCCCGCGAGCGATCCCGATTGCGCTGGGCATCGCGCTGGTGGTCTACGCGGTGGTCGCGGTCGCGGTGCTCTCGGTGCTCGGCGGTTCCGGATTGGCGTCGGCACCCGCGCCGCTGGCCGATGCGGTGGCGGCGGCCGGCGCGCCGGGGTGGCAACCGGTGGTGCGGGCCGGGGCCGCGGTGGCGGCGCTGGGCTCGCTGCTGGCCCTGATCCTCGGGGTGTCGCGCACCACGTTGGCGATGGCCCGCGACCACCATCTGCCGCACTGGCTGGCGGCAGTGCATCCCCGGTTCAACGTGCCGCACCGGGCCGAGGTGCTGGTAGGCGTCGTGGTGGCGGTATTGGCGGCGGTGGCCGATCTCCGTGGGGCCATAGGCTTTTCGTCGTTCGCGGTGCTGTTGTACTACGCCATCGCGAACGTCTCGGCATACACATTGGAGCCGCTCGTCCGTCGTCGCGTGATCCCGGCCGTCGGTCTCATCGGCTGCCTGGTGCTGGCGTTCTCGCTGCCCCTGACTTCGGTGCTCGCCGGACTGGCCGTCGTGGCGGTCGGCGCGGCGGTCTACGGGGTGAGGTCGTACACATAG
- a CDS encoding transketolase family protein has translation MSTKLRTSAMIASFADPGQKTTPAPFGHALVKASQADDRIVGLTADLGKYTDMHIFAQAFPERFFQMGMAEQLLFGAAAGMAETGLIPFASTYSVFAARRAYDFICLDIAEPGLNVNIVGGLPGLTTGYGPSHQATEDVAIFRGMPGLTIVDPCDSVDIEQAVPQLAEHPGPTYLRLLRGQVPTVLDEYGYTFELGKAKVVRPGNDVVFVSSGLMTMRALLAAEELAGHKVDAAVVHAPTLKPFDADTVLRELDSDRLALTLENHTVVGGLFETVAAEMVRRGVSRQVTPIALPDEFLAAGALPTLHDRYGLSTRRIVASVLGRL, from the coding sequence ATGAGCACCAAACTGCGCACCTCGGCGATGATCGCGTCGTTCGCCGATCCCGGACAGAAGACCACGCCCGCTCCCTTCGGGCACGCGCTCGTGAAGGCCTCCCAAGCCGATGACCGGATCGTCGGGCTCACGGCGGATCTCGGCAAGTACACCGACATGCACATCTTCGCGCAAGCCTTCCCAGAACGGTTTTTCCAGATGGGCATGGCCGAGCAGCTGCTGTTCGGCGCCGCGGCCGGGATGGCCGAGACCGGCCTGATTCCTTTCGCCTCAACGTATTCGGTGTTCGCGGCGAGGCGGGCCTACGACTTCATCTGCCTCGACATCGCCGAGCCGGGTCTCAACGTCAATATCGTCGGCGGGCTCCCCGGCCTGACCACGGGCTACGGTCCGTCCCATCAGGCCACTGAAGATGTCGCGATCTTCCGGGGAATGCCGGGGCTGACCATCGTCGATCCGTGCGATTCGGTCGACATCGAGCAGGCCGTCCCGCAACTTGCCGAGCATCCGGGGCCGACCTACCTGCGCCTGTTGCGCGGGCAGGTGCCGACGGTCCTCGACGAGTACGGCTACACGTTCGAACTCGGCAAGGCCAAGGTGGTGCGTCCCGGCAATGATGTGGTGTTCGTGTCCAGTGGACTGATGACGATGCGGGCCCTGCTGGCCGCCGAGGAACTGGCCGGTCACAAGGTCGACGCCGCCGTGGTGCACGCGCCGACACTCAAGCCGTTCGACGCCGACACGGTGCTGCGTGAACTGGATTCGGATCGATTGGCGCTGACGCTGGAGAACCACACCGTGGTCGGGGGGTTGTTCGAAACCGTCGCCGCGGAGATGGTCCGGCGAGGGGTCAGTCGGCAGGTCACGCCGATCGCGTTGCCCGACGAGTTTCTGGCTGCAGGGGCACTGCCGACCTTGCACGACCGCTACGGCCTGTCCACCCGGCGAATCGTCGCATCGGTCCTGGGGCGGTTGTAG
- a CDS encoding GntR family transcriptional regulator, with translation MSVEAPSLLRLEKTSLREQALSALRRAITSGQLQPGTHLVETDLSDALQISRGTLREAMRQLQQEGLISAGARGRLSVRHLDAKEIKDMFDVRGALESLAAGELASREDRGDAVSALRAAVADMERWAASNLEDRIEADLKFHRTMCHLSGNETLLHVWSSLEGSIRMSIMYAGVDRALKNMDAKRHLDIVDAIESGDAAAAAATVREHMCTAAAVLVEDAG, from the coding sequence ATGTCGGTCGAGGCCCCGTCGCTGCTGCGGCTTGAGAAAACCAGCCTGCGCGAGCAGGCGCTCTCGGCGCTGCGCCGTGCGATCACCTCGGGTCAGCTCCAGCCCGGCACCCACCTCGTGGAGACCGATCTGTCCGACGCTCTGCAGATCAGCCGAGGCACGCTGCGTGAGGCCATGCGGCAACTGCAGCAGGAGGGGTTGATCTCGGCGGGGGCCAGGGGTCGCCTGTCGGTCCGGCATCTTGATGCCAAGGAAATCAAGGACATGTTCGACGTCCGGGGTGCCCTGGAATCCTTGGCTGCCGGCGAACTCGCCTCGCGGGAGGATCGCGGCGACGCCGTGTCGGCCTTGCGTGCCGCCGTCGCCGACATGGAGCGGTGGGCGGCCTCGAATCTGGAGGATCGCATCGAGGCGGATCTCAAATTCCATCGCACGATGTGCCATCTGAGCGGTAACGAGACCCTGCTGCACGTGTGGTCGTCGCTGGAGGGCAGTATCCGGATGTCGATCATGTACGCCGGGGTGGATCGGGCGCTCAAGAACATGGACGCCAAGCGGCATCTGGACATCGTCGATGCCATCGAATCCGGCGACGCCGCTGCTGCCGCCGCCACCGTGCGTGAGCACATGTGCACTGCCGCAGCGGTTTTGGTTGAGGACGCCGGCTAG
- a CDS encoding transketolase — MRAAKVRDAAYRMRHHVLNMGEAQGQGYVGQALGAADMLAVVYADQLRYRADDPHWDGRDRFLLSTGHYAIGLYAALAEAGIIDIAELDTYGSDESRLPMSGMASYTPGMEISGGSLGHGLTVAVGMALGLRHQGNQARVINFLSDGELDEGSTWEAAMGASHHGLGNLIALVDINALQADGPTVGVLRTEPVADKWAACGWHVQRVDGNDVDALLRAFDSTATDRPSAILCDTKVGRGVPLLETREKAHFMRIDADEWQICRDQLTEGASA, encoded by the coding sequence ATGCGTGCGGCGAAGGTGCGTGACGCTGCCTACCGGATGCGTCACCACGTACTGAACATGGGTGAGGCGCAGGGACAGGGCTACGTCGGGCAGGCGCTCGGCGCGGCCGACATGCTGGCCGTCGTCTATGCCGACCAGTTGCGCTACCGCGCCGACGATCCGCACTGGGACGGTCGGGACCGGTTCCTGCTGTCGACGGGCCACTATGCGATCGGCCTGTACGCGGCGCTGGCCGAGGCCGGCATCATCGATATCGCCGAACTCGACACGTACGGCTCTGACGAGTCCCGACTGCCGATGTCCGGAATGGCCAGCTACACACCGGGAATGGAGATCTCGGGCGGATCGCTGGGCCACGGTCTGACGGTGGCCGTCGGGATGGCACTCGGCTTGCGACACCAGGGCAACCAGGCTCGGGTGATCAACTTCCTCTCCGACGGCGAGCTCGACGAGGGTTCCACGTGGGAGGCCGCGATGGGTGCCTCGCATCACGGGCTCGGGAACCTGATTGCGTTGGTCGACATCAACGCGCTGCAGGCCGACGGCCCGACCGTGGGTGTGCTGCGCACCGAACCCGTGGCCGACAAGTGGGCCGCGTGTGGCTGGCACGTGCAACGGGTTGACGGCAACGACGTCGATGCGCTGTTGCGGGCCTTCGATTCCACGGCCACTGACCGACCCTCGGCCATCCTGTGTGACACCAAGGTCGGCAGGGGAGTGCCGCTACTGGAAACCCGCGAGAAGGCGCACTTCATGCGCATCGACGCCGATGAGTGGCAGATCTGCCGCGACCAACTCACTGAAGGGGCTTCAGCATGA
- a CDS encoding nuclear transport factor 2 family protein has product MARFTREELSGALDHYTKTVEVCSKTGDWAPFADLFTEDVTYIEHAYGVFEGREEVRRWITATMLPFPHMRFPHTWVAFDEENGAIVMEILNVLDHPTEPGKEFGFPNITRLVYAGDNLFSSEEDVYNPNRDAPRTVGAWLKAGGVMQGELPAMKHP; this is encoded by the coding sequence ATGGCGAGATTCACCCGCGAAGAGTTGTCCGGCGCACTCGACCACTACACCAAGACGGTGGAGGTCTGCTCGAAGACAGGCGACTGGGCTCCGTTCGCCGACCTGTTCACCGAGGACGTCACCTACATCGAGCACGCCTACGGCGTCTTCGAAGGGCGCGAAGAGGTCAGGCGGTGGATCACGGCCACCATGCTGCCGTTCCCACACATGCGTTTCCCGCACACCTGGGTGGCATTCGACGAGGAAAACGGCGCGATCGTGATGGAGATCCTGAACGTCCTCGATCACCCCACCGAACCGGGGAAGGAGTTCGGATTCCCCAACATCACGCGCCTGGTCTACGCCGGGGACAACCTGTTCTCCAGTGAGGAAGACGTCTACAACCCCAACCGGGATGCACCGCGCACCGTCGGCGCCTGGCTGAAGGCGGGCGGAGTCATGCAGGGCGAGCTGCCGGCCATGAAGCATCCCTGA
- a CDS encoding sugar phosphate isomerase/epimerase family protein → MPDSFHARLGCSTISFRHQPLPQALDTIAGLGFTEIDLGALPGVCDHVPFVLDEDAVREVAATVTASGIRVRSINGDIGDLNVALDGAGRAIRNRHLAMLVELTVTTGAEALVLPCGALDHEPVASLDEDLTTVASELAVAAQVAAARGVELWTESLHFFRLCSDIERAQLLADRLDENIGIVMDFSHIVASGGDPADFVGRFGPRIRHVHIRDAVPGNINLSVGNGDVDFATGLKNLADAGYAGHFSLELETRDVTHDERPSAAAAAGNLISSLI, encoded by the coding sequence ATGCCAGATTCGTTCCACGCCCGGCTGGGCTGTTCGACGATCAGCTTCCGCCACCAACCGCTGCCCCAGGCCCTGGACACCATTGCCGGTCTGGGCTTCACCGAGATCGACCTGGGAGCGCTGCCCGGCGTCTGCGATCACGTGCCCTTCGTCCTCGACGAGGACGCCGTGCGCGAGGTAGCCGCCACCGTCACGGCATCAGGTATCCGGGTCCGCTCGATCAACGGCGACATCGGCGACCTGAACGTCGCGCTCGACGGCGCGGGCCGCGCCATCCGGAACCGGCACCTGGCCATGCTGGTCGAACTGACCGTGACCACCGGCGCCGAGGCCCTGGTGCTGCCGTGCGGCGCGCTCGACCACGAGCCGGTCGCCTCACTCGACGAGGATCTGACCACCGTGGCGAGCGAACTCGCGGTAGCCGCACAGGTTGCCGCCGCCCGCGGCGTCGAACTCTGGACCGAGTCCCTGCACTTCTTCCGCCTGTGCTCCGACATCGAACGTGCCCAGCTGCTGGCCGACCGCCTCGACGAAAACATCGGGATCGTCATGGATTTCAGCCACATCGTGGCCTCGGGCGGCGATCCCGCGGACTTCGTCGGCAGGTTCGGCCCACGTATCCGCCACGTACACATCCGGGACGCCGTCCCCGGCAACATCAATCTGTCGGTCGGCAACGGCGACGTCGATTTCGCGACCGGACTCAAAAACCTCGCCGATGCCGGCTATGCGGGCCATTTCTCGCTGGAACTCGAAACCCGCGACGTCACACACGACGAACGTCCCTCCGCCGCCGCCGCGGCCGGAAACCTCATCTCTTCTCTGATCTGA
- a CDS encoding TetR family transcriptional regulator yields MPRIGEPRPAAEPSSELQQERREAILRAAGVLGALRPAEQVQMQEVAKSAGVALGTLYRYFPSKTHLFLAVMADRVEGMQEGIDRRSTPPGTPADRVFDVLTRATRTMLRQPHLSAAMLNALNAADGAVVAEVGRIDRLVRTMLLDASGVKDPSPQQVSLVRLVQQTWHGILQSSLNGRMSTAEAQQSLKTACTLLLAPL; encoded by the coding sequence TTGCCGAGGATCGGGGAACCACGCCCCGCCGCGGAGCCCAGTTCGGAGCTCCAGCAGGAGCGGCGTGAGGCGATCCTGCGCGCGGCGGGAGTGTTGGGCGCGCTGCGGCCGGCCGAGCAGGTTCAGATGCAGGAGGTCGCGAAATCGGCCGGGGTGGCGCTCGGCACGTTGTACCGGTATTTCCCATCCAAGACCCATCTCTTCCTCGCCGTGATGGCCGACCGGGTCGAAGGCATGCAGGAGGGCATCGATCGCCGGTCCACCCCGCCGGGGACGCCGGCCGACCGGGTTTTCGACGTCCTGACACGCGCCACCCGGACCATGTTGCGCCAACCGCATCTGAGCGCTGCCATGCTCAACGCCCTCAATGCCGCCGACGGGGCGGTGGTCGCCGAGGTGGGCCGGATCGATCGGTTGGTGCGCACGATGCTGCTGGACGCGTCAGGGGTGAAAGATCCAAGCCCCCAACAGGTCTCTCTGGTCCGCCTGGTTCAGCAGACCTGGCACGGCATCCTGCAGTCCAGTCTCAACGGGCGCATGTCCACCGCCGAGGCGCAACAAAGCCTCAAGACGGCGTGCACCCTGCTGCTGGCGCCGTTGTAA
- a CDS encoding flavin reductase family protein: protein MSIEYAATAHPTHPRPGPQDMRAVLGHFCTGIAVITGHDGQRPLGFTCQSLTSVSLDPPYVSFCPSRSSSTWPLIRATGRMCINILADHQAALCAQFARSSEDKFAGIPWIPAANGAPQLHDTLATIEADLEHEHDAGDHTIVVAHVTTLRAHGGQPLLFYRGDYGGFADRRLDPTAE from the coding sequence ATGAGCATCGAGTACGCCGCGACAGCTCACCCCACGCATCCGCGGCCAGGACCGCAGGACATGCGTGCGGTGCTCGGGCATTTCTGCACCGGTATCGCCGTCATCACCGGTCATGATGGGCAGCGACCACTCGGCTTCACCTGTCAATCACTCACCTCGGTGTCGCTGGATCCGCCGTATGTTTCGTTCTGCCCGTCCCGCTCCTCCTCGACATGGCCGCTGATCCGCGCTACCGGCCGAATGTGCATCAACATCCTTGCCGACCACCAGGCAGCGCTATGCGCGCAATTCGCCCGCAGCAGCGAGGACAAGTTCGCCGGAATCCCCTGGATCCCGGCGGCGAACGGAGCACCGCAACTGCACGACACGCTGGCCACCATCGAAGCCGACCTCGAACACGAGCACGACGCGGGCGACCACACCATCGTGGTTGCCCACGTCACAACGCTGCGAGCCCATGGCGGGCAACCTTTGCTGTTCTATCGCGGTGACTACGGTGGCTTCGCCGACCGGCGACTCGATCCCACAGCGGAGTGA
- a CDS encoding MFS transporter, producing the protein MSDDALKMRGPVLGTKDAKRVAVGSAVGAVIETYDFIGFGTAAALYFGHAFFPNSSPVAGTLAAFATLGVGFAARPLGGIIGGHLGDKLGRKPVLVASLLIMGLATFAIGLLPTYAAVGVLAPVLLVTVRIIQGLAFGAEWGGAILMSYEHAPWKEKGRYTGIVQAGFPVGLLLANLVFLGSVHIGGDWAWRLPFLASIVLVAVGLIIRAKVPESPVFEDVKGEGKIVKAPIVEVIKNDWRNILRGIGLRIAETAGYAVSITYMISYLKTAKLATATETLVALCIAAALGIFATAAWARLTDRVGRRPVYLWVCAFGIPFGVLMFVLVNTGLVLLIIATFVIAYGVCQNALAGAQGAWFPELFTANTRASGASLAYQISAMVSGFTPFITTLLFQAMGWMGPALLFSAYAAIGLWAALVTRETWGPAERQAAEKAVADHALAA; encoded by the coding sequence ATGAGCGATGACGCTCTGAAAATGCGGGGTCCCGTACTCGGCACCAAGGACGCCAAGCGGGTCGCAGTCGGCTCCGCCGTCGGCGCGGTGATCGAAACCTATGACTTCATCGGATTCGGGACTGCCGCCGCGCTCTACTTCGGCCACGCGTTCTTCCCGAACTCCAGCCCCGTCGCGGGCACCCTGGCTGCGTTCGCGACCCTCGGCGTGGGCTTCGCAGCCCGGCCGCTCGGCGGCATCATCGGTGGCCACCTCGGTGACAAGCTCGGCCGCAAGCCGGTGCTGGTGGCGTCGTTGCTCATCATGGGTCTGGCCACGTTCGCCATCGGATTGCTGCCCACCTACGCCGCGGTCGGCGTCCTGGCCCCGGTTCTCTTGGTGACGGTGCGGATCATCCAGGGCCTGGCCTTCGGCGCGGAGTGGGGCGGCGCCATCCTCATGAGCTACGAACACGCACCGTGGAAGGAGAAGGGCCGCTATACCGGCATCGTGCAGGCCGGATTCCCGGTGGGACTGCTGCTGGCCAACCTGGTGTTCCTGGGCAGCGTGCACATCGGGGGTGACTGGGCGTGGCGGCTGCCGTTCCTGGCCAGCATCGTCCTGGTCGCCGTCGGGCTGATCATCCGGGCCAAGGTGCCCGAGTCGCCGGTATTCGAAGACGTCAAGGGCGAGGGCAAGATCGTCAAGGCGCCGATCGTCGAGGTGATCAAGAACGACTGGCGAAATATCCTGCGCGGCATCGGCCTTCGCATCGCCGAGACCGCCGGCTATGCCGTCTCGATCACCTACATGATCTCCTACCTCAAGACCGCGAAGCTGGCCACCGCGACCGAAACCCTTGTGGCGCTGTGCATCGCTGCCGCACTCGGGATCTTCGCGACCGCGGCGTGGGCTCGGCTGACCGACCGGGTGGGCCGGCGGCCCGTCTATCTGTGGGTGTGCGCGTTCGGCATCCCATTCGGTGTGCTGATGTTCGTGCTCGTCAACACCGGTCTGGTGCTGCTGATCATCGCGACATTCGTGATCGCCTACGGCGTGTGTCAGAACGCCCTCGCCGGTGCGCAGGGCGCGTGGTTCCCAGAACTGTTCACCGCCAACACGCGAGCATCGGGCGCCTCGCTGGCGTACCAGATTTCGGCCATGGTCTCGGGTTTCACGCCGTTCATCACGACGCTGCTGTTCCAGGCGATGGGCTGGATGGGGCCTGCCCTGCTCTTCTCCGCGTACGCCGCGATCGGACTGTGGGCCGCCCTGGTGACCCGAGAGACCTGGGGCCCAGCCGAACGTCAGGCCGCTGAGAAGGCCGTCGCCGACCACGCCCTGGCCGCCTGA
- a CDS encoding dihydroxyacetone kinase family protein: MTRLFNDPATFTEDMLAGFLDANAQYVAGVPGGVVRATETPSGKVAVVVGGGSGHYPAFCGVVGPGFADGAVVGNIFTSPSTQEAASVARAAHGDAGVLLITGNYAGDVMNFGLAVTQLQSEGIDARYLAVTDDIASASVDDIAKRRGIAGDFTVFRCASAAAEEGRDIADVESVARKSNDRTRTLGVAFDGCTMPGADRPLFTVDAGTMDLGLGIHGEPGVSSHIMPTAAELAELLVTGVLAEKPAGTGNRIAVILNGLGRTKYEELFVVWKTVAALLTEAGYTVVQPEVGELVTSLDMAGCSLTVMWLDDELERLWTSPADTPAYRKGRITTTEAKTRAVVTTPATTPQIGQADADGKTAAQLVAQGISAIAAQMVAAEAELGRIDAVAGDGDHGRGMVKGTRAADTAAASALAQGGGTETVLTAAGDAWAAKAGGTSGVLWGAALAAAGRRLGNLGTPGDREVTAALRAGHDALTSLGGAQPGDKTMLDALAPFVSALSSAVESGTDWRTAWLTATEVAEKAAADTAELRPRVGRARPLAERSIGTPDAGAISLAMCIHTVADLIEEHTK; this comes from the coding sequence ATGACACGTTTGTTCAACGATCCGGCCACCTTCACCGAAGACATGCTCGCCGGATTCCTCGATGCGAACGCGCAGTACGTCGCCGGGGTGCCCGGCGGTGTGGTGCGCGCCACCGAAACCCCTTCGGGGAAGGTCGCTGTGGTCGTCGGCGGCGGCTCGGGGCACTACCCCGCCTTCTGCGGTGTGGTCGGCCCCGGGTTCGCCGACGGAGCGGTCGTCGGCAACATCTTCACCTCACCTTCGACGCAGGAAGCCGCCTCTGTAGCGCGTGCCGCGCACGGGGATGCCGGCGTGCTGTTGATCACGGGCAATTACGCGGGTGACGTGATGAACTTCGGCCTGGCCGTGACGCAGTTGCAGTCCGAGGGCATCGACGCACGCTACCTCGCTGTGACCGACGACATCGCCAGCGCGTCGGTGGACGACATCGCGAAGAGGCGTGGCATCGCGGGCGACTTCACCGTATTCCGTTGCGCCAGTGCGGCCGCCGAAGAGGGCCGGGACATCGCCGACGTCGAGTCCGTGGCCCGCAAGTCCAACGACCGCACCCGCACGCTGGGCGTGGCATTCGACGGCTGCACCATGCCAGGAGCGGACCGGCCGCTGTTCACCGTCGACGCGGGCACGATGGACCTGGGTCTGGGCATCCACGGCGAGCCGGGCGTGTCCAGCCACATCATGCCCACCGCGGCCGAACTCGCCGAACTCCTCGTCACCGGCGTGCTCGCCGAGAAGCCCGCCGGTACCGGCAACCGAATCGCGGTGATCCTCAACGGACTCGGCCGCACCAAGTACGAAGAACTGTTCGTGGTGTGGAAAACCGTTGCGGCCCTCCTGACCGAGGCCGGCTACACCGTGGTGCAGCCCGAGGTCGGTGAACTCGTGACGAGCCTGGACATGGCCGGCTGCTCGCTGACGGTGATGTGGCTCGACGACGAACTCGAGCGGTTGTGGACCTCGCCCGCCGACACCCCGGCCTACCGCAAGGGCCGCATCACCACGACCGAGGCGAAGACTCGCGCTGTGGTGACGACACCGGCTACCACCCCGCAGATCGGCCAGGCCGATGCCGACGGAAAGACAGCGGCCCAACTCGTCGCCCAAGGTATTTCGGCCATTGCCGCGCAGATGGTCGCGGCCGAAGCCGAACTCGGCCGCATCGACGCGGTAGCCGGTGACGGCGACCACGGCCGCGGCATGGTCAAGGGCACGCGGGCCGCCGATACTGCGGCCGCTTCAGCGCTCGCCCAGGGCGGCGGCACCGAGACGGTGCTGACCGCGGCCGGCGACGCGTGGGCCGCCAAAGCGGGTGGAACCTCAGGCGTGCTGTGGGGTGCCGCACTGGCCGCGGCCGGTCGCCGGCTCGGCAATCTCGGTACCCCCGGCGACCGGGAGGTGACCGCCGCGCTCCGGGCCGGCCACGACGCGTTGACGTCGCTGGGCGGAGCCCAGCCCGGCGACAAGACCATGCTCGACGCGTTGGCACCCTTCGTGTCGGCGCTGTCATCCGCCGTCGAGAGCGGAACTGATTGGCGTACAGCCTGGTTGACAGCCACCGAAGTCGCCGAGAAGGCCGCCGCGGATACCGCCGAGCTTCGGCCCCGCGTGGGCCGGGCACGTCCGCTGGCCGAACGCAGCATCGGAACCCCCGACGCCGGAGCGATATCCCTGGCGATGTGTATCCACACCGTCGCCGACCTGATCGAGGAGCACACGAAATGA
- a CDS encoding SDR family NAD(P)-dependent oxidoreductase — protein sequence MSVTRTAVVTGATSDKGIGMAVAQRYAKEGWAIVVLDLDGEKSAKVAAEIGNQFGIPAFGHAIDVTSEESVTAAHDAVAAEVASGNLPVVGALANIAGITSPVPFLDTTLELWNRVMAVNATGTYLVTKAFLPDMIDAGWGRIVNMSSVSAQRGGGVFGKVPYSSAKAAILGFTKSLAREIADTGVTVNAVTPGAVDTNIRVGSTDEQEAKLAADIPVGRTATTDEIAAVMTFLSSQDASYLTGTTVDINGGSHMH from the coding sequence ATGTCCGTCACCCGCACCGCGGTCGTCACCGGAGCCACGTCCGACAAGGGCATCGGCATGGCCGTCGCCCAGCGCTACGCCAAGGAAGGCTGGGCCATCGTCGTCCTCGACCTGGACGGCGAGAAGTCCGCCAAGGTCGCCGCCGAGATCGGCAACCAGTTCGGCATTCCCGCCTTCGGTCACGCCATCGACGTCACCTCCGAGGAGTCGGTCACCGCCGCCCACGACGCGGTCGCCGCCGAGGTCGCCTCAGGCAACCTGCCCGTCGTCGGCGCCCTGGCCAACATCGCCGGAATCACCTCACCGGTGCCGTTCCTCGACACCACGCTGGAGCTGTGGAACCGGGTCATGGCGGTCAACGCCACCGGAACCTACTTGGTCACAAAGGCTTTCCTGCCCGACATGATCGACGCCGGATGGGGCCGCATCGTCAACATGAGCTCGGTGTCCGCGCAGCGCGGCGGCGGAGTCTTCGGCAAGGTGCCTTACTCGTCGGCCAAGGCCGCGATCCTTGGCTTCACCAAGTCGCTGGCCCGCGAGATCGCCGACACCGGCGTCACGGTCAACGCCGTCACCCCGGGCGCGGTCGACACCAACATCCGCGTCGGCTCCACCGATGAGCAGGAAGCCAAGCTCGCCGCCGACATCCCGGTCGGGCGCACCGCCACCACCGACGAAATCGCCGCCGTCATGACGTTCCTGTCGAGCCAGGACGCCAGCTACCTCACCGGAACCACCGTTGACATCAACGGTGGTAGCCACATGCACTGA
- a CDS encoding PaaI family thioesterase, with protein MSVNSETQVPQALYESLTESVRRLVDATIRSQARLDGIASAKQKIDAAADELSQSLMPGSFGVQQAVDGQSLAWGNAVIGLRNALAPPLVVHHDPDGRVWADVTLGAAYEGPAGHVHGGICALLLDHVLGATAHQPGRPAVTGTLTLRYEAGTRLGPVHAEAYIDRIEGVKTFAVGHLSTSEGVTVRAEGVFIHPRRPAQ; from the coding sequence TTGTCTGTAAACAGCGAAACCCAGGTCCCACAAGCGTTGTACGAGTCGCTCACCGAATCTGTTCGTCGACTCGTCGATGCGACCATCCGCAGCCAGGCCCGGCTCGACGGCATCGCTTCTGCCAAGCAGAAGATCGACGCTGCGGCCGACGAACTGAGCCAGTCGTTGATGCCAGGTTCATTCGGCGTCCAACAGGCCGTCGACGGGCAGTCCCTCGCGTGGGGAAATGCCGTCATCGGGCTGCGCAACGCTCTGGCACCCCCATTGGTGGTCCACCACGACCCCGACGGGCGAGTCTGGGCCGATGTGACCCTCGGCGCGGCCTACGAGGGTCCCGCCGGTCATGTGCACGGTGGAATCTGTGCCCTTCTTCTCGACCACGTTCTCGGTGCCACCGCACATCAGCCAGGACGGCCCGCGGTGACCGGGACTCTCACCCTTCGCTACGAGGCCGGCACCCGGCTCGGTCCCGTTCACGCCGAGGCGTACATCGACCGGATAGAAGGAGTGAAGACCTTCGCCGTCGGCCACCTCTCCACCTCGGAAGGCGTCACGGTCCGCGCAGAAGGGGTCTTCATTCACCCTCGCCGACCTGCCCAATAG